CTTTCGGGACGCCGAAGGGTCTGGATCGGTCCGATCCTCAGGCGATCCCGGGCAGTTCCGCCGGGGGAACAGGAGTTCCCATGCGACGCGTCCATCCGGTCAGCGTGGCGGTGGCCGCTCTGGCCACCGCCACGGCGCTGGTGGCGGGCAGCGCCTTCGTGAACAGCGCGGCGGCGGATCCGGCGGCAGCGCCGGGGTACGCGTCCGGGATGCCGTGGAGCGACGGCGGTTTCTTCCAGCACTCCGGGCAGGCGGCGGACGACTTCGCCGCCTGGCGGGGCGCCCCGGTGGACAACGTCGAGGCCTACACCGACCGCTCCAGCTGGCCGGCGCAGCTCAATCCGTGGTGGGCGGGTTCGGTTCCGTCCACGTTCCGGGCCGAGCGGGACGACTTCATCCTGTCGGTGCCCCTGTGGACCGACGACGGGGACGAGGGCAGCAACCACGACTGGCATGAACTGGGCGCCGAGATCGCCGCCGTCGACCCGGACGCCCTGGTGCGGCTGGGCTGGGAGATGAACTGCTGCTACTCGCACGCCACCGACGCCGCGCACTGGAGGGAGCAGTTCTCCCGGGCGGTCACGCAGCTGCGCCGGCGCGCGCCGGGCCTGAGGATCGTGTTCAACCCGAACGTCGGCCCGGCCCAGAACGGCACCGAGCCGAAGGTCGAGAGCCTGTACGTGGAGGGCAAGGTCGACGTCGTCGCGATCGATGCCTACGACTGGTACGAGCCGTACACCAGCATGGCCGCCATCGAGGCGCACCTCACCCAGGACTACGGCTGGGACTACTGGTACGACTTCGCCCGCGAGCGCGGACTGCCCTTCGGGGTGGGCGAGTTCAGCGTCTACTCGGGCTCTTCCGCGTCGGGCGGCGACAACCCGCGGTTCTTCGAGGCGGTCTACGGCTGGCTGGAGCGGCGGGAGGCCGCGGACCCGGGGTCGATCCGGTTCGTCTCGTTGTTCGACGACGGGTCGGCGTACTGCGGGTGCGCGGTGTCGGACAGCCAGAACCCCCTGGCCGGCGCGGCCTACCGGGCTCAGCTCGCGCGGATCCGGGGGTGGTGAGGCTCATCCCCCACCGCGGCCGTCGACGCCCGCGCCACCACCTGCGCCACCGGCGGCGTCTCCACCACGGGCGTCCCGCCGCCGACCGCCCGCAGCAGCAGCCCGGCCGTGAGCACGCCGAGCTCGTGCACGTCGCGGCTCACCACCGACAGCGGTGGGTGGCAGATCCGGCTGTTCGCGGAGTCGTCCCAGGCCAGGATGGACACGTCCTGCGGCACCCGCAGCCCCCGGCGCAGCACCTCGCGCACCCCGGCCACGGCCATCAGGTCGTTGTCGTACACCACCGCGGTGGGACGCGGCGCGGCGTCGAGCAGTTCGCCGGTGAGCGACGCGCCGGAACCGGCCCCGTAGTCCCCCTCCCGCCGCAGGCCCTGACCGCCCGCCGCGGCGACGGCCTCGGCGAACGCCGTGGCGCGGGCCCGGGTGTGGCGGTAGCGCTGCGGGCCGGAGACCCAGCCGATGTCGCGGTGTCCCAGGCCGGTGAGATGCTCCACGGCGGCGCGCATCGCCCCGGCGTTGTCGTAGTCGACCACCCACTCCCCCGACGCCGGGTCGCCCCCGATGTGGACGGCGGGAAGACCGAGCTGGGCGCACACCGCCTGCCGGGGGTCGCCGTCGACCAGGTCGGACACCACCACCGCGTCCACCAGGCCCTCGTCCGCCCAGCGCCGGTAGGCCAGGATCTCGGCGTCCAGGTCGGGCACGACGTGCAGGAACACCGTGCCGTCGTGCCGGTCGAGCTCTTCCTCCAGGCCGGCCAGCAGATCGGCGTAGAACGGTTCCAGGCCCCCGTCGTCGTCCATCGACAGCAGGGCCATCCCGACCCTCGGGCCGGGTCCGCTCACCACGCCTGAACTCATGCCGCCAGCATCGCACGCACCCGCG
Above is a genomic segment from Kineosporia corallincola containing:
- a CDS encoding LacI family DNA-binding transcriptional regulator, with translation MSSGVVSGPGPRVGMALLSMDDDGGLEPFYADLLAGLEEELDRHDGTVFLHVVPDLDAEILAYRRWADEGLVDAVVVSDLVDGDPRQAVCAQLGLPAVHIGGDPASGEWVVDYDNAGAMRAAVEHLTGLGHRDIGWVSGPQRYRHTRARATAFAEAVAAAGGQGLRREGDYGAGSGASLTGELLDAAPRPTAVVYDNDLMAVAGVREVLRRGLRVPQDVSILAWDDSANSRICHPPLSVVSRDVHELGVLTAGLLLRAVGGGTPVVETPPVAQVVARASTAAVGDEPHHPRIRAS